One Malus domestica chromosome 11, GDT2T_hap1 genomic region harbors:
- the LOC103447728 gene encoding histone H2B-like: MAPKAEKKPAEKSAVAEKAPAEKKPKAGKKLPKEAGAAAGDKKKKRSKKSVETYKIYIFKVLKQVHPDIGISSKAMGIMNSFINDIFEKLAQESSRLARYNKKPTITSREIQTAVRLVLPGELAKHAVSEGTKAVTKFTSS, encoded by the coding sequence ATGGCGCCCAAAGCTGAGAAGAAGCCCGCGGAGAAGTCCGCCGTGGCTGAGAAAGCCCCCGCGGAGAAGAAGCCCAAGGCCGGGAAGAAGCTTCCGAAGGAGGCCGGAGCCGCCGCCGgagacaagaagaagaagagatcgaAGAAGAGCGTGGAGACCTACAAGATCTACATATTCAAGGTCCTGAAGCAGGTCCACCCAGACATCGGAATCTCCAGCAAGGCCATGGGAATCATGAACAGCTTCATCAACGACATCTTCGAGAAGCTCGCCCAGGAGTCGTCCAGGCTCGCCAGGTACAACAAAAAACCGACTATCACTTCGCGGGAGATCCAGACGGCGGTTAGATTGGTGCTGCCCGGTGAGCTCGCCAAGCATGCGGTGTCCGAGGGCACTAAGGCGGTGACTAAGTTTACTAGCTCTTGA